From a single Fulvivirga ulvae genomic region:
- a CDS encoding cupin-like domain-containing protein, which produces MLSTDLEQELFSVIPGLENSREVTEVNAADLSQKTFYEQWVNKNNPCVIRGACKHWPASEKWSKTDFWKSSIKNFDLYVSKHRNFNDSERQNSGREKKGFHAAVDEIFSKGTSILSIPAEEINPSSYYQPLNADIAGFTFLPNPPKPRNYSEKRFFLYRGASTAWHYHKADETLMTQVVGAKKVMLLSSDLPDRERTIDFLENERQLEGKELDSFLKFESYIVEVREGDALYIPPQWFHAVVPVDMNAGVTLAYCWGSPWHKLGDLGNYFTRKLYRELIIPVNRYTLLIPFLGSYAFTMFLLYRIGLNRGY; this is translated from the coding sequence ATGCTTTCCACAGACTTAGAACAAGAACTCTTTTCAGTGATTCCTGGATTAGAGAACTCCAGGGAAGTTACAGAAGTCAATGCAGCAGACCTTAGCCAGAAAACTTTTTACGAGCAATGGGTGAACAAAAACAACCCGTGTGTAATTCGCGGAGCTTGTAAACATTGGCCGGCTTCGGAAAAATGGAGCAAAACAGACTTTTGGAAATCTTCTATAAAAAACTTTGACCTTTATGTTTCCAAACACAGAAATTTCAATGACAGTGAAAGACAGAACTCAGGGAGAGAAAAAAAAGGCTTTCATGCAGCTGTAGATGAGATCTTTAGCAAAGGAACTTCTATCCTTAGTATTCCAGCAGAAGAAATAAACCCAAGCAGTTATTATCAACCTTTAAATGCTGATATTGCTGGCTTTACATTTTTACCAAATCCACCCAAGCCCAGAAACTATTCAGAGAAGAGATTTTTCCTGTATCGTGGAGCATCAACCGCATGGCACTACCACAAGGCTGACGAAACACTTATGACACAAGTCGTAGGAGCCAAGAAGGTTATGCTACTGTCCAGTGATCTGCCTGACAGGGAGAGGACTATCGACTTCCTTGAGAATGAAAGACAACTGGAGGGGAAAGAACTTGATTCATTCTTAAAGTTTGAATCTTATATAGTGGAAGTGAGGGAAGGTGACGCTCTTTATATTCCTCCGCAGTGGTTTCATGCCGTGGTACCCGTGGATATGAATGCCGGAGTGACATTGGCTTACTGCTGGGGCAGTCCATGGCACAAGTTAGGTGACCTCGGAAATTATTTTACACGCAAACTTTACAGAGAACTTATCATACCGGTTAACAGGTATACGCTACTCATCCCTTTTTTAGGGTCTTATGCATTTACCATGTTCCTTCTGTATCGCATAGGGTTGAATA
- a CDS encoding cupin-like domain-containing protein, whose protein sequence is MNNMYLNEVKRDIFGAIPGIENAGTLTEFDAESLSPEEFKKNWVDKNYPCIIRGAVKHWPAVDKWKSKEYWQSVTSPDYHIDINPNRNYNKRERQVEHTKRVPFREAMEMLFTSSDDHVWSIPSEVISENSAYPKLLDDMKGFKFLPDPERPRGFPACRFFLYKNASTGWHYHDCDETLMCQVNGDKDVALVSAKLPKANYVTNFLNDERYTFGENLDPNLKFESFVVSVKEGDALYIPINWFHAVVPTQSDVGVTIAYCWANHLRKYGEVSNYLVRRMYRQVIWPVGLYTFLMPLIFCYSVSAYYLHKLFK, encoded by the coding sequence ATGAATAATATGTATTTGAATGAAGTAAAACGGGACATTTTCGGAGCAATTCCGGGAATTGAAAATGCGGGGACATTAACAGAATTTGATGCGGAGAGCCTGAGCCCTGAAGAGTTCAAAAAGAATTGGGTGGATAAGAACTACCCATGTATTATAAGAGGGGCTGTGAAACACTGGCCGGCAGTAGACAAATGGAAGAGCAAGGAGTACTGGCAATCAGTGACCTCACCTGACTATCATATTGATATTAACCCAAACCGTAACTATAACAAACGAGAACGACAAGTAGAGCACACCAAACGTGTACCCTTCAGGGAAGCCATGGAGATGCTTTTCACCTCATCAGATGATCATGTGTGGAGTATTCCCTCGGAGGTGATTTCCGAAAATTCGGCTTATCCGAAGCTATTGGATGATATGAAGGGTTTTAAATTTTTGCCAGACCCGGAAAGACCTCGTGGGTTTCCTGCATGTCGCTTTTTTCTATATAAGAATGCTTCTACAGGCTGGCACTATCATGATTGTGATGAAACGCTGATGTGTCAGGTTAATGGGGATAAAGATGTAGCCCTGGTTTCTGCTAAGTTGCCAAAAGCCAATTATGTAACGAACTTTCTAAACGATGAGAGATATACTTTTGGGGAAAACCTTGATCCTAACCTTAAGTTTGAATCATTTGTAGTTAGTGTAAAGGAGGGAGATGCACTTTATATACCTATTAACTGGTTTCATGCAGTTGTCCCTACGCAAAGTGATGTTGGGGTTACTATAGCCTATTGCTGGGCAAACCATCTTAGAAAATATGGAGAGGTATCGAATTATTTGGTTCGCCGTATGTATAGGCAGGTTATATGGCCGGTAGGACTTTACACTTTTTTGATGCCACTTATTTTCTGCTATTCAGTTTCTGCATACTATTTACACAAACTCTTTAAGTAA